The Girardinichthys multiradiatus isolate DD_20200921_A chromosome 24, DD_fGirMul_XY1, whole genome shotgun sequence genome has a window encoding:
- the LOC124861414 gene encoding NACHT, LRR and PYD domains-containing protein 3-like: MDQCEDREDRVPPSKTTLCGEHEDQSKVQRKLPEPEPEPSCVSLKSNWSKSPIIDFKSDQPSAAKRVDQQNSEVPSGPSAQQHQTQLDSIFMLLEDNIVTFVKNELKNIQKVLSPDYPEGLESQWGDEEVLEGEDEEKRRSNREAFVKITLNFLKKMKQEELAEHLQSKHVASICQRNLKSGVKKRFQCVFEGIAKAGSPTLLNQIYTELYITEGGTGEANDEHEVRQIETASRKPHRPETTIRQEDIFKVPPGRDQPIRTVMTKGVAGIGKTVLTQKFTLDWAEDKAHQNIQFIFPFTFRELNVLKEKKFSLVDLVHHFFTETKEICSFEHFQVLFIFDGLDESRLPLDNKEILTDVTESTSVDVLLTNLIRGKLLPSARLWITTRPAAANQISPECVGMVTEVRGFTDPQKEYFRKRFRDKKQASRIISHMKTSRSLHIMCHIPVFCWITATVLEDVLETREGGELPNTLTEMFIHFLVVQTKVKKVKYDGGSETDPHWSPESKKMIESLGKLAFDQLQKGNLIFYESDLTECGIDIRAASVYSGVFTQIFREERGLYQDKVFCFVHLSVQEFLAAFHVHRTFIKDGVNLMEDQKNIYFMSKYILSWLKLFYEPNPTSLHQRAVDEALRSPNGHLDLFLRFLLGLSVETNQILLQGLLTKTGSSSHTNEGTVQYIKEKINENLSAEKSINLFHCLNELNDCSLVQEIQQSLSSGSLSTDKLSPAQWSALVFILLSSGEDLDVFDLEKYSASEEALLRLLPVVKASNKVLLKNCNLSERSCEVLVSVLSSETSNLREMDMSNNKLQDSGVELLSSGLKSPNCNLETLRRRSCNLSGRTCEVLSSVLSSQSCCLREVDLQNNNLQDSGEKLPSGSDCTLEIFREPDGVRWLKPGLRKYSCQLTIDTNTVNRNLQLSGDNRKVTHVEELLSYPDHPDRFDDYWSQLLCSDGLTGRCYWEVEWRGYVLILVSYRRIRRKGDINDCLFGSNDQSWSLSCSDGGYSVWHNSRETPISSSSSSSSSVTNRVAVYVDCPAGILSFYRVSSDSLIHLHTFNTTFTEPLYPGFWISSGSSVFLC; this comes from the exons ATGGATCAGTGTGAGGACAGAGAGGACAGAGTCCCTCCCTCTAAAACCACTCTGTGTGGAGAACATGAGGACCAGAGCAAAGTTCAGAG GAAActaccagaaccagaacctgaacCCAGCTGTGTGTCCTTAAAGAGCAACTGGTCAAAGTCTCCTATTATTGATTTTAAATCAGATCAACCTTCAGCTGCAAAGAG AGTGGACCAGCAGAACTCAGAGGTTCCCAGTGGTCCATCTGCCCAGCAGCATCAAACACAGCTGGACTCCATATTTATG ctgctggaggacaacaTTGTTACTTTTGTGAAGAACGAGCTGAAGAACATCCAGAAGGTTCTGAGTCCAGATTACCCGGAAGGCTTAGAGAGTCAGTGGGGGGATGAAGAGGTGTTGGAAGGTGAGGATgaagagaagaggaggagcaaCAGAGAGGCTTTTGTGAAGATCACACTGAACTTCCTGAAGAAGATGAAGCAGGAGGAGCTGGCTGAACATCTGCAGAGCA AACATGTTGCATCCATTTGTCAACGTAACCTTAAATCTGGTGTGAAGAAGAGGTTCCAGTGTGTGTTTGAGGGGATCGCTAAAGCAGGAAGTCCAACCCTTCTGAACCAGATCTACACAGAGCTCTACATCACAGAGGGAGGGACTGGAGAGGCCAATGATGAACATGAGGTCAGACAGATTGAAACAGCATCCAGGAAACCACACAGACCAGAAACAACCATCAGAcaagaagacatctttaaagtcCCACCTGGAAgagatcaaccaatcagaacagTGATGACAAAGGGAGTGGCTGGCATTGGGAAAACAGTCTTAACCCAGAAGTTCACTCTGGACTGGGCTGAAGACAAAGCCCACCAGAACATCCAGTTCATATTTCCATTCACCTTCAGAGAGCTGAATGtgctgaaagagaaaaagttcagcttggtggaccttgttcatcacttctttactgaaaccAAAGAAATCTGCAGCTTTGAACACTTCCAGGTTCTGTTCATCTTTGATGGTCTGGATGAGAGTCGACTTCCTCTGGACAACAAGGAGATCCTGACTGATGTTACAGAATCCACCTCAGTGGATGTTCTGCTGACAAACCTTATCAGGGGGAAACTGCTTCCCTCTGCTCGCCTCTGGATAACCACACGAcctgcagcagccaatcagatctCTCCTGAGTGTGTTGGCATGgtgacagaggtcagagggttcACTGACCCACAGAAGGAGTACTTCAGGAAGAGATTCAGAGATAAGAAGCAGGCCAGCAGGATCATCTCCCACATGAAGACATCAAGAAGCCTCCACATCATGTGCCACATCCCAGTCTTCTGCTGGATCACTGCTACGGTTCTGGAGGATGTGTTGGAGACCAGAGAGGGAGGAGAGTTGCCCAACACCCTGACTGAGATGTTCATCCACTTCCTGGTGGTTCAGACCAAAGTGAAGAAGGTCAAGTATGATGGAGGATCTGAGACAGATCCACACTGGAGTCCAGAGAGCAAGAAGATGATTGAGTCTCTGGGAAAACTGGCTTTTGATCAGCTGCAGAAAGGAAACCTGATCTTCTATGAATCAGACCTGACAGAGTGTGGCATCGATATCAGAGCAGCCTCAGTGTACTCAGGAGTGTTCACACAGATCTTTAGAGAAGAGAGAGGGCTGTACCAGGACAAGGTGTTCTGCTTCGTCCATCTGAGTGTTCAGGAGTTTCTGGCTGCTTTTCATGTCCATCGGACCTTCATCAAGGATGGAGTTAATCTGATGGAAGaccagaaaaatatttattttatgtctaaatacattttgtcttGGTTGAAATTATTTTACGAGCCAAATCCAACAAGTCTCCATCAGAGAGCTGTGGACGAGGCCTTACGGAGTCCAAATGGACACCTGGACTTGTTCCTCCGCTTCCTCCTAGGTCTTTCAGTGGAGACCAATCAGATTCTCCTGCAAGGTCTGCTGACAAAGACAGGAAGTAGCTCACATACCAATGAGGGAACAGTTCAGTACATCAAGGAGAAGATCAATGAGAACCTGTCTGCAGAGAAAAGCATCAACCTGTTCCACtgtctgaatgaactgaatgatTGTTCTCTGGTCCAGGAGATCCAACAGTCTCTGAGTTCAGGAAGTCTCTCCACAGATAAACTGTCTCCTGCTCAGTGGTCAGCTCTGGTCTTCATCTTACTGTCATCAGGAGAAGATCTGGATGTGTTTGACCTGGAGAAATACTCTGCTTCAGAGGAAGCTCTTCTCAGGTTGCTGCCAGTGGTCAAAGCTTCAAACAAAGTTCT ACTGAAGAACTGTAACCTCTCAGAGAGAAGCTGTGAAGTTCTGGTCTCAGTTCTCAGCTCCGAGACCTCTAATCTGAGAGAGATGGACATGAGTAACAACAAGCTGCAGGATTCTGGAGTGGAGCTGCTGTCTTCTGGACTGAAGAGTCCAAACTGTAATCTGGAAACTCTCAG ACGTAGATCCTGTAACCTCTCAGGGAGAACTTGTGAAGTTCTGTCATCAGTTCTTAGCTCCCAGTCCTGCTGTCTGAGAGAAGTTgacctgcagaacaacaacctaCAAGATTCAGGGGAGAAGTTGCCGTCTGGTTCAGACTGTACACTGGAAATATTCAG gGAGCCTGATGGAGTCCGATGGTTGAAACCAGGTCTGAGGAAGT ATTCCTGTCAGCTCACAATCGACACAAACACAGTGAACAGAAACCTCCAACTGTCTGGAGACAACAGGAAGGTGACACATGTGGAGGAGCTTCTGTCATATCCTGATCATCCAGACAGATTTGATGATTACTGGTCTCAGCTGCTGTGTAGTGATGGTCTGACTGGTCGCTGTTACTGGGAGGTCGAGTGGAGAGGATATGTTTTAATATTAGTGAGTTACAGAAGAATCAGGAGGAAAGGAGACATTAATGACTGTTTGTTTGGATCTAATGATCAGTCCTGGAGTCTGAGCTGCTCTGATGGTGGTTACTCTGTCTGGCACAATAGTAGAGAAACAcccatctcctcctcctcctcctcctcctcctccgtcACTAACAGAGTAGCAGTGTATGTGGACTGTCCTGCTGGCATTCTGTCCTTCTACAGAGTCTCCTCTgactcactgatccacctccacacCTTCAACACCACATTCACTGAACCTCTTTATCCTGGATTCTGGATCAGTTCTGGTtcctcagtgtttctgtgttga